The nucleotide window CATCTGAGATACAAAAGATCTTGTTAATTGTTGGGTATTATCCAGAAAGACGAGAGGAGAAACTTTCCACAGGCAGAGGAAACTGCATTAGTTTAGATGTTTCAGCAGACACACATTGTTTGGGATGTGCATGATGTGTCCAGGGATGATGTGCTGCAGCTGTAGACAGGAAGAGCATTCCAGAGGGCAGGGAGTGGAACACCAAACGCTCTCAGTCTGGTGTGAGGAACAGAGAGCAGTCCAGTGTCAGAAGAGAGAAGTGAAGTTGAAGACAGTTACACTGTACATTAGAAGAAGAATTATGCAACCGATCTGAAGGAAGCCTTGGACTGTTGCCATGGCACCAGGTGGGCaaagttttgtaaatattgGAGTCGCCCAAATAAGATGCAGATAAAGTAATTCAGTGGGTGGAAGCATGAAAGTGTTTCTACCATTTGGTGCCTAGAGATATGAGTAGATAATATGTGAGTGTGGAGTCCAGGTTCAGCAACTCTGATGAAATATCTGTAGGATATTTCTAAACTTCCTGAATCCtctgtttatcttctttttctAAGTTTTCTAAGCACAACCAGGGAAAAGGCTTTAATGCTCCTGCAGGTTGTCTGAAAACATGCTTCCTGTCCCAGCAGTCCagccttctttttttctattatctttttttttttggattgtgCTGTTGTTCAGCTTTTCCCACAGACagctatatttttattttttccacccaaaactgacacatttttagatttttgaatgAACACATAGAGCCAATTGTTGTCTGGCTCAGTATTCAATCACagaatctatattttattttaactatttattgCATGAGATGTATATTTAGTTATTATGTTAATGTTGCTTGTAGATAATATTTTTGCCACATTTACAaggttatttgttttatatctattactttttaaccttttgaaaGAGATGTTCCAGCATATATGAAATTGtataacaaaacatgtttatactCTGCTAATAATGACTAAAGTTGAACTTGCCTCTTCTGgtttttcctcactgtctcCCTTCAGAAACAAGCTTAAATATCCACAGTACCTGTGTTTTATTCAGGATGCTCAGTATACACACATCTACTCCCATGTTCTGCATCACCACTGGATTAAAATGTGGCTCAGAGTAACGAGACTAGTCATTTTCATAGGTCCAAGTCATTTTTATGACTCTCTGGAATCCTGTATCGTTCAGCCACCAGTTACTAGTTAGCCACGTAACTGCAAAGTCAAAAACCTGTTTTATCAGCGTGTGACGGCAGGTCATGAGGACTTCCTGTTTAGACGAGGACCAAGAACACCTTCTGCTTCTCTGCTACGTGAATCttgcagctgctttttttttttttttttttttcccattacaCTATTTACTTATTGTAGCTTATCAGCTTGGCTGACTTAGTTTTGGGGGAAATAAATGCGGGGAAAAAACCCAacgcaaaatttaaaaaaacaggcaaGAAGAAATCTAAGACAAATTTCATTGGAAAAGATGTCAAGGATTCTGAAACATATATGACTGGAATAAGGCTGATCCACCACTTTATGAGTCGGGTGAAGTATTAActgtttatacaaaaaaaaatctaaataattgaATCTTTATAGTTCCATCAAAGTTTAATCCTATCTCTGTGTGTAGCAAGATAAacttttgacattgtttttgaCACTGATTCTTGATTCAGGTTGTTTTCTGCAGTCAAAACACTTTGGATAACAAAGGCtacataaacattttcacatcaggCTGGGTCTAAAATTTAGAGACATGTCTCATTAGATGAAATTTAATAGTTATTTACAGGTGAAACCATacattttgtttgctaaatgccagaaaccATAGTGAGGGCATTCTATAGAAATCTAGACTTAGGataaaattcttttaaaattagcatttagcaaaTCATATCATTTTGGTAATTCCAATtaagaaagaacaagaaaaataaattcagatttaggTTCAGAGATTGAGGAAAAATGTGTCTGTCTTTATTTAGTGTATGTCAATGTCTGATTTTGTCTGTATCTAAAATGATGTCAAATCATTTTAGAATAAACCAATAATtagttagattttgtgttttgtgctgTAATTAATCATTAGAATAATCAGCATAAGgagtaataaattaattaccGGTtatattagtaaatattttcaatataaaaaatttCACTTGAAATTTCAAGATAGTGATATTAATACAATACATAAATCTTGTCATCTTCTTGAAACTGATACAATCTACTGGAAGCCATAtcagtaaaattaattaatgGTCCAAGTTTTTGAATTATCATTTGTtactttaataaactttaacaaacattCATCATCTGCATAGCTTTTAATGTTCATAATCAAGTGGTGAGTTATGCACTTAAAAACACAGTTAATTGGTTCTTACTGAGATTGCATTTCTGCTGACTCAgactgtataaaatattttaccagAATTTGATGCTGCTTCACTAAATTGAAAGAGAGGAAGCTGAGACAGACTGTGTACAGCGGTGGTTTAATACTGAGCAACACGTTGTAGCAActatccatctattttctgttcacccttgtcccttagtggggtcaggaggattgctggttcctctccagctacgttccgggcgagaggcggggtcaccctggacaggtctgtTGCAGGTTGTAGCAACAAAGGCCCACTGGATCGCTTTGTTGGTCCTCCACTCCGTTATGCGCACACTTAAGAATTTGAAACAATGACAAggttacactaaatgtttcactgaaatgtcagatagaagacaaataaaaaggtgaaaaaataatgaaactaaaCGTTGCtcagtaaacaaagaaataaatgactCGAGAAGCTCTTAAAAGAATGACggaaggaaacatttttgctaCTTTAGCTGTTGTAAAGCATAAAATAGCttatttgctttgtgaaaactgaagaaatacttctccaaaacaaaaaaaagcatgcgAGCATGTGAAAGGAGGCTTGGGAACGGGAGCAGCCGGTGACACTCCTCTGACACAGGGCAAGGTCGAGGTGAGCACACATGACCCCGCACGCTTCGCCATAAAAGGCTAGCTTTGACCATGACCAGTTTCACACAGATGGTCACGATGAGGGGTCTGATCGCATTCACCGCTctgtttgttgctgttcttGCCAAGGAGACCTTTGAGGGGTGAGTCTTCACAGCATCACAGGGAACTACATATTTACCTTTAGTAGTCATTAGAAGACCTCAGGACTGAAGTGGTATGTCCACTGCTGCCCAATAAGACGTTATCAGCTGTAAAGGAGGTGCAGCCtatttaactgtaaataataataataataataataataataataataataataataataaggtaGATTCCATTTCTGGGAGGTATTTGATCAACTATGGAACCCAAGTACATGCATAGCCTTTTTCCGTTTCATAActctaaagaaaatatttctctccTATGTACTTAAACATATGTGTATCCTTACCTttcatttaagtattttttcctACATTGGAGATTAGAAGCCTTAGGGatgcttaaattttatttcacggtatgttgtgaaatgtttgtgGTTGAGCTATTTCCATTTATGTTAATTCTGATTCCCATTTGCACCGGTTAATCTTAAACTGTCGCAGATTATGACCTCTAACTTGCTGATTATAGGTGTGATTTGTTGTCGTCATATAACCAAATTTTCTTACAGTAGGTGAAGCTTATAGTGAAATTTTCTCACCAGGaactgattggttgattgatggTTGTTAACCTTCTTGTCCTTTTTCAGAAACCTGGAAaacttagaaatatttcataggttacattgaatttaaatgttgaCGATCAATTAGTATTTGGATTGACTGAGGATACTGGTTGATCTGGTGTTGATCAAAAGACCTACCAAAGCtgaatttcaaagtttttgtttcaacaaaatTTGAACAGGAGTTAAAATATCCcagttttaattaatatttttgggcTAGAAAAAGAGAAGACTCTTTgaccttatttaaaaaaaaaaaacagatggaaaCTGTTTAGAAGGTGGGACTTTGCccatttaagcatttttttctccataccTAGAGTTTGCTCAACCATGCAGGATTCTATGCAGTTTGAAAGGAATGTAATTACTGCACATACAGAAACACAACTGTCCCTGACATTTCACATGCCTTCCTTTAGATCACAAGTTCAGTATGAAACTTTTGAAAGTTTTAGAATGCTTTCCCTTGCAGAAAAAAGTAAGTCAAAGTAAATTAAAGGCATCCAAAACTGCCTTTTTCTTGTAATAGTGGAGGACCAAGCATAGATGATATGTGAAGACTTTCTATTTCAGACATATGCCATTACTCAAGACAGAGGATGAGCTTCGTGATtatattttagtaatatttcCGTTCTTCTGCTCTCATTTATAGACACCAGGTGCTTCGCATCATCCCAAAGAATGAGCTCCAGCTGTCTCTTGTTAAGAACCTGGAGGAGATGATGGAATTTGAGGTTATTATATCCTACTGACATTAACTAGACATCATATTTTTGGTAAAGAGTATCCATGAATATTGTGAGTCTTCAAACTGTATTTGTACctcttttaatgtttcatttcagcTGGATGTCTGGATGGGGGTGACTGGTGTGTCCCACCCTGTAGACATTAGAGTTCCTTCTCACACCCTGGAGTCCTTCAAGAGTTACCTGGACAGCCTTGACCTTGACTACTCTACCATGATTGAAGATGTCCAGGTACCAGACCTTGATGTTCCCCTCTAATCTAGGATCACTGAATCATTTTTCTAAATAGAATATAACTATGAGTTGTATTTGCTCTCTTAGGCCATCTTGGATATGGAGAAGGAACAGATGGAGTCTGCTGCTCGTTTCGCTCAACCAAGGAACACTGACAGCTTCGACTATGCCAACTATCACACTCTTAGTGAGGTTCGTGTGCACATTTTGCACTAAGATGATTGTCATGTAGATAAGCCAGTACTGAGTGTTTTGAGCTGTTAAATGGagattgaacatttttcaattcCTTCAGATCTACAGTTTCCAGGACATGCTGGTTGCTGAGAATCCCAACTTGGTCAGCAAGATAGTGATTGGTCAGAGCTATGAGGGGCGTCCTCTTAATGTGCTCAAGGTAAAGAATCATCTAGAGGATTTCCCTTGGAATGTTTAACATCTCCTCATGAGAGGTTGCCAGAATGTGAAGTAAAAGTGGTTGAACTGAAGTAGCTGATGGACTGGCTTGTAAAACTATATTTACTCCTTGAACTGTTTGACACAATGCCATTTTACCCCACAAACTTCAAAggatttcattgggattttgtgtgatagacTAACTAAAAGCAacagtgaaattaaaaatagtaCATCCAGACATTTATGCAATGACTGCACCAGCTAGAGGAGCTGGTGGCTATCTGATTCAATGTGCAAAACACAATTCTAGAAATGTTGCTTCTTTATCCTAGGGTAACACGGACACACACAGATTAAAAGACTAGTAATGTTGACTCTCAAACCTAAGAGCAAGAGATGTTAATTTATCTAACAAGCATCAGTTTGGACTGTTAAAGAACAACTTAAGTGTGCACAAAGAAAAAGTAGAATCTTCATGCAGACTAAGTCTTGGTGCAAGGCAACACTGCTGAAAGCTCTGCCACAAGTAATTGAATTCCTGTGAACTGTAGTCTGCCTGCAATTTTAGGAATGGCAGCTGTGGAAGTGAACAAAGACATTCAGTGTCtgttggccacacttccaaTTTTTGGATTGACATTATCAGCCACCTCATTCAACTCAGAGTTGCAGAGATCCTGTGCTCAGGGTAGGACATCTCTCTACAGGACAACTATTGGTCGAACACTTCAAAAATCTGGTCTCGAGAGTGAAAAGATGAAAGATCAGTCCAAGTCAAGATCCAAGTCTATTTGAGATTCTGTCACAAggcttgaaaactgatgttcacagacacAAACTCTACAGTCTAATTTAGTTTAGGTTTTAGTTTTCCAGGAATTGCAATGTTCATCTTCTaaagtttcaaaacaaatacTCTACCATCACTGCTACTGTCCCTCTCTTCCCATGTCCGACTCTTTAGTTCAGCACTGGTGGAAGCAATCGTCCTGCTATCTGGATCGACACTGGAATCCATTCCAGGGAGTGGGTCACTCAAGCCAGTGGGCTGTGGTTCGCCAAGAAGGTGATTCATTCTTGTCTCTATGGCTACCTGAACACCTAAATGTCAGTGTTTTCATTGACAATGTCTCCTTGGCTTTTGCCACTAGATTGTGACAGATTATGGAAAAGACTCGACCCTCACCACCATCCTGAACAACATGGACATATTCCTGGAGATTGCAACCAACCCTGATGGCTACTACTTTACCCACACTTCTGTAAACCAGTCAATTTATTTACCAAGACATCTTGAGAGAAACATTAGTCATGGACATCAAAAATCCCAAAACTCCAACTAATTATCATATGTTTTTAGAACCGTATGTGGCGAAAGACAAGGAAGCCCAATCCTGGATATTCCTGCTATGGAGTTGATCCCAACAGGAACTGGGATGCTGGATTTGGatgtaaaatctttattttctatctatTATTTTCAGATGCATGCTAGGTGACCTGTTTGCTCCCACTGAAATAAGGAATCAGATTTACAGTTTTCATCTTGGCCAATTGGTTGTCACAGGTTATTTGTCAATgcgaccaccagggggcagtgatgtcagtaacgcgttaatttgtaatgcgGTACTAAGgtagtcttactcagtctctccctgtccatcatttcctggatgatccgtcccgcggtgtctttgttaatgtcaagttaatatattacctctgaatgacgtcgagcttcgcgttgcgctccagaaaactgcaaacatctagaccaatatgaacagcacaataaacgtgaaaacagccacgaatgaacgtgtccatagttgccaataattataatggcaacttaatgccactataattattaatattaagataagtgtcacaaatctgtgcagccatctgagttgtggagctgcaggaggagatctgtgcgctgcgacatcaaacgcagggccgtaacgcagaacctggacattggggggagggggaggggggattaaaatccttcttagagttttccagacaacagtggaccacaaaattactcaagttttttttttttttttgtactgtttttttttttttgtacaatctcctcttcagttcaaccttatcagtagagacacattgttgatgttgccattataaaatagctgacaattaagaaTTGACGAAGCTcagtgtgattttcacaggaggtggagcgttgttgttagcagctgctgaaagtaactaaaaagttatttttaatgtaacttagttactttccaaatcaagtagtcagtaatctaagttactttttcaaggagtaatcagtaatccaattaaagttactttgaaaaagtaactatgccatcactgccAGAGGGTAcccaaaaaacattattttgcacatttgcacTGTTGAAAATTGCTGTACTGACTCACAGGCAACTTTATTAGTTACACCTGTTCAATTGGTTGTCATCACAAGTAAAGAATCAGCCACATGTAAGAAGTTTAATGCCTTAAGGTATCTGTGTTTGTCATGTACCTCCTAGTGCCTGGAGCCAGCAGCAACCCCTGCTCAGAGACGTACCATGGACCGAGAGCTAACTCTGAGTCTGAGGTTAAGTCCATCGTGGACTTTGTGAAGTCCCATGGCAACATCAAGGCCTTCATCTCCATCCATTCGTACTCTCAGATGCTCCTGTATCCCTACGGCTATACCAACACTCCAGTGAAGGACCAGGCTGAGCTGGTACAAAAAACTCCTCTgtggcagttttatttttttccacactgtaCTACAGTAAATTACCATACAGTTCTGTATGGACTTTGAAACTT belongs to Gambusia affinis linkage group LG08, SWU_Gaff_1.0, whole genome shotgun sequence and includes:
- the cpa5 gene encoding carboxypeptidase A5 — its product is MTSFTQMVTMRGLIAFTALFVAVLAKETFEGHQVLRIIPKNELQLSLVKNLEEMMEFELDVWMGVTGVSHPVDIRVPSHTLESFKSYLDSLDLDYSTMIEDVQAILDMEKEQMESAARFAQPRNTDSFDYANYHTLSEIYSFQDMLVAENPNLVSKIVIGQSYEGRPLNVLKFSTGGSNRPAIWIDTGIHSREWVTQASGLWFAKKIVTDYGKDSTLTTILNNMDIFLEIATNPDGYYFTHTSNRMWRKTRKPNPGYSCYGVDPNRNWDAGFGLPGASSNPCSETYHGPRANSESEVKSIVDFVKSHGNIKAFISIHSYSQMLLYPYGYTNTPVKDQAELHALAGKAITNLASLYGTRYRYGSIINVIYRASGSTVDWTYEQGIKYSYTFELRDTGTYGFLLPARQIIPTAQETWLALMALMDHTYKNPY